The following coding sequences lie in one Rutidosis leptorrhynchoides isolate AG116_Rl617_1_P2 chromosome 6, CSIRO_AGI_Rlap_v1, whole genome shotgun sequence genomic window:
- the LOC139854681 gene encoding uncharacterized protein, which translates to MSEEGVTAISNLDFGDPLYLHASDISSTPLITIKLRGTENYKVWCSAMTLALQTKNTWGFIDKTCIKDTEDEVLGKQWDRCNAVVLTWILGCISEELYLGQVFSKNASDVWQELKETYDKVDKSFDALTCLTLCYCDKSKGVIEHVNMLKLMQFLMGLDEVYAPIRRKNHIGGLGNKPSTGSSSFVSQFQGNSNRRFNNNRGPNPNLKCTHCDFKKRNNNFNQGSRNKGKINSNNSTVTNSADHCSSSGSSSFPFSHEKIQKLMSLINEPSVQSGSGNFKNNAAGLTVAHPNGTQAIVYKIGNYKLSDKVVLKNVLVVPQYCVNLLSVYKLVEDANLFVRFDNKKCYIQDLGKETVETGSQIWGLYYFDNSDKTEVFENVAEFYNLILNQFNVSIKVLRSDNETEFTNWRMNGFVKNKGIIHQTSCPYTPQQNGVVERKHRHMLNVARSLMFQGGLPLYLWSECVLTACYLINRLPTVVLDGMCPYELVFNCEPNLSHIKTFGCLCFSNILNEKDKFESRSEKCV; encoded by the exons ATGAGTGAGGAAGGTGTTACTGCTATTAGTAATTTAGACTTTGGTGATCCTCTGTACTTGCATGCTAGTGATATATCAAGTACCCCCTTAATTACCATTAAACTAAGGGGGACTGAAAATTACAAAGTATGGTGCTCTGCAATGACTCTTGCCTTACAAACTAAGAATACATGGGGTTTTATTGATAAAACATGTATTAAAGATACCGAAGATGAGGTTTTAGGCAAACAATGGGATAGGTGTAATGCAGTTGTTTTGACTTGGATCCTTGGATGCATTTCAGAAGAACTGTATTTAGGTCAAGTGTTTTCAAAAAATGCTTCTGATGTATGGCAAGAGTTAAAGGAGACATATGATAAAGTTGATAAGTCT TTTGATGCTTTGACATGTTTAACTTTATGTTATTGTGATAAATCAAAAGGTGTTATTGAACATGTTAATATGCTAAAGTTAATGCAGTTTCTAATGGGATTAGATGAAGTGTATGCTCCAATTAGAA GGAAGAATCACATAGGGGGTTTGGGTAATAAACCTTCAACTGGTTCTTCTTCTTTTGTTTCACAGTTTCAGGGCAATAGTAACAGAAGGTTTAATAATAATAGAGGTCCTAACCCTAATCTTAAGTGTACACATTGTG ATTTTAAGAAAAGAAATAATAACTTTAATCAAGGGTCTCGGAATAAAGGAAAAATAAATTCAAATAATAGTACTGTTACTAATTCTGCTGACCATTGTTCTAGTTCtggttcttcttcttttcctttttcacaTGAGAAGATACAGAAGTTAATGAGTTTGATTAATGAACCATCAGTTCAAAGTGGATCTGGAAACTTTAAAAATAATGCTGCAG GGTTAACTGTTGCTCACCCTAATGGTACACAAGCTATTGTGTATAAAATTGGAAATTACAAACTCTCAGATAAAGTTGTTTTGAAAAATGTTCTTGTTGTTCCTCAATATTGTGTGAATCTACTGTCTGTATATAAACTTGTTGAAGATGCTAATTTGTTTGTTCGTTTTGATAATAAAAAATGTTACATTCAGGACTTGGGGAAGGAAACTGTGGAGACTGGTAGTCAAATTTGGGGTCTATATTACTTTGATAATAGTG ATAAAACTGAAGTGTTTGAAAATGTTGCTGAATTTTATAATCTGATCTTAAATCAATTTAATGTGTCCATTAAAGTTTTGAGAAGTGACAATGAAACTGAATTTACTAACTGGAGAATGAATGGATTTGTTAAAAACAAAGGAATAATTCATCAAACATCTTGTCCTtacactccacaacaaaatggtgttgtgGAGAGGAAACATAGACACATGCTAAATGTAGCTAGGAGTCTTATGTTTCAGGGAGGGTTACCTCTTTATTTGTGGAGTGAATGTGTATTGACTGCTTGTTATCTTATTAACAGATTGCCTACTGTTGTGCTGGATGGAATGTGTCCCTATGAGCTTGTATTCAATTGTGAACCAAATCTCTCCCACATAAAAACTTTTGGGTGTTTAtgtttttcaaatattttaaatgaGAAAGATAAGTTTGAAAGTAGAAGTGAAAAGTgtgtgtaa